The proteins below come from a single Mytilus edulis chromosome 5, xbMytEdul2.2, whole genome shotgun sequence genomic window:
- the LOC139523809 gene encoding acidic phospholipase A2-like, translating into MLPRSGIVLILCMLCLANALNMRLRNRKAHLETSNLLTRSTINREADDYSGYGNYCGVGGRGPVLDPIDACCKEHDDCYLVIDTLLGCNSVDTNFILSFDENAQELNCSQEVVNTCRRRVCVCDVDFARCLQINDVYYDPSQIQPARRKRTFKSFFL; encoded by the exons ATGTTACCACGTTCCGGAATAGTGTTGATTCTGTGTATGTTGTGTCTAG CAAACGCTCTTAATATGAGGTTAAGGAATAGGAAAGCACATTTGGAAACTTCTAACCTATTGACTAGATCAACAATAAATCGAGAAGCAGACGACTATTCTGGTTATGGAAACTATTGTGGCGTAGGAGGAAGGGGACCCGTATTGGACCCCATCGATGC ATGCTGCAAAGAACATGATGACTGCTACCTTGTAATTGATACTTTACTAGGATGTAATTCAGTGGACACTAATTTCATTTTATCGTTTGACGAAAATGCACAGGAATTAAACTGTA GTCAGGAAGTGGTGAATACGTGTAGAAGAAGAGTATGTGTATGTGATGTAGACTTTGCAAGATGCCTACAAATAAACGATGTTTATTACGATCCATCTCAAATACAACCTGCACGTCGCAAGAGGACATTCAAATCGTTTTTTCTATGA